A region from the Mucilaginibacter sp. CSA2-8R genome encodes:
- a CDS encoding methyltransferase produces MKINTDGVLIGALAGSGFPSTILDIGTGTGVIALMLAQRYPSSSITAVEMDDAAAQTAGTNFSGSPFRERLKIHTQSFQNYFAEHPAQQFDLIVSNPPFYIQSLPSPRKQKALAKHADSNFFKELITGMAAHLTADGQGWLIAPLNTISLILALAEQIGLHLQQNIDILSYPHSEPHRRIVVLGQKQTPVATTRLCIYDAPGVYNTDYRTLLSAFLTIF; encoded by the coding sequence ATGAAGATAAATACCGATGGCGTGTTAATTGGCGCACTAGCCGGGAGCGGTTTCCCCTCCACTATTTTAGATATTGGCACTGGTACAGGCGTCATTGCATTGATGCTGGCGCAGCGTTATCCGTCATCGTCTATTACGGCGGTAGAAATGGATGATGCGGCTGCACAAACTGCTGGCACAAACTTTTCAGGGTCTCCATTCCGGGAGCGCCTAAAAATACACACGCAAAGCTTTCAGAACTATTTTGCGGAACACCCCGCGCAGCAGTTTGATTTAATCGTATCTAACCCACCGTTTTATATACAGTCTTTACCCTCGCCCAGAAAGCAAAAGGCCCTGGCCAAACATGCTGACAGTAATTTTTTTAAAGAGTTGATTACAGGCATGGCTGCGCATCTTACTGCCGACGGACAAGGCTGGCTGATTGCACCTTTAAATACCATCAGCCTTATCCTGGCACTTGCAGAACAGATAGGTTTGCATCTGCAACAAAATATCGATATACTTTCGTATCCACACTCCGAGCCGCACCGCCGTATTGTTGTTTTAGGGCAAAAGCAAACACCTGTTGCTACTACACGTTTATGTATTTATGATGCTCCCGGTGTTTACAATACTGACTACCGGACACTGCTTTCTGCTTTCTTGACTATATTTTAG
- the fbp gene encoding class 1 fructose-bisphosphatase yields MKAVKTLGQFIIEKQADFPFAKGELSRLLRDIGIAAKIVNREINKAGLADIIGDMGTVNIQGEGQKKLDVYANEQFIAALQSGGECCIVVSEENDEYIYIDSEISKNAKYIVAIDPLDGSSNIDVNVGVGTIFSIFRRKSTEGKATLDDVLQKGTEQIAAGYVIYGSSTMLVYTTGKGVNGFTLDPSIGEFCLSHPNMMVPQDGNIYSINEGYYAHFPDGIKKYIKYCQVEDERTRRPYTSRYTGSMVADIHRTLIKGGIFIYPMTAQAPKGKLRLIYECNPISFIVEQAGGKATNGYERILELEVKELHQRSAIVIGSVNMVQKAEEMLACFSPQLTKTSFEGLVTIQ; encoded by the coding sequence ATGAAAGCAGTAAAAACATTAGGACAATTTATCATCGAAAAGCAGGCAGATTTTCCGTTTGCCAAAGGTGAACTCTCTCGCTTGTTGCGCGACATTGGCATAGCCGCCAAAATTGTAAACCGCGAAATTAATAAAGCCGGTCTGGCCGATATTATTGGTGATATGGGCACGGTAAACATTCAGGGTGAAGGCCAGAAAAAACTGGACGTTTACGCTAACGAACAATTTATTGCAGCGCTGCAAAGCGGCGGCGAATGTTGTATTGTGGTGTCTGAAGAAAATGACGAGTATATTTATATAGACTCCGAAATTTCTAAAAATGCCAAATACATTGTAGCTATCGATCCGCTGGATGGCTCATCAAACATTGATGTAAACGTAGGGGTAGGAACCATCTTTTCCATCTTCCGCCGCAAATCAACCGAAGGTAAGGCTACGCTCGATGACGTACTGCAAAAAGGTACTGAGCAAATTGCCGCAGGTTACGTCATTTACGGTTCGTCTACCATGTTGGTGTACACTACCGGTAAAGGCGTTAATGGCTTTACGCTCGATCCATCCATTGGTGAGTTTTGCTTGTCGCATCCCAATATGATGGTGCCACAAGATGGTAATATCTATTCCATCAACGAAGGTTATTATGCGCACTTTCCGGACGGTATCAAGAAATATATCAAATATTGCCAGGTTGAGGATGAGCGTACCCGCAGGCCTTACACTTCACGCTACACAGGGTCTATGGTGGCCGATATACATCGCACCTTAATTAAAGGTGGTATATTTATTTACCCCATGACGGCGCAGGCCCCTAAAGGTAAACTAAGGTTAATTTACGAGTGTAATCCTATCTCCTTTATTGTAGAGCAGGCCGGGGGGAAAGCAACTAACGGTTACGAGCGTATCCTAGAGCTGGAGGTTAAAGAATTGCACCAGCGTTCGGCTATTGTGATAGGTTCGGTTAATATGGTTCAAAAAGCCGAAGAAATGCTGGCTTGCTTTTCGCCTCAACTTACCAAAACATCATTCGAGGGTTTAGTGACTATTCAATAA
- a CDS encoding metallophosphoesterase family protein — MTRIGLISDTHGYLDDAVFKHFADCDEIWHAGDFGTLELAEKLAAFKPLKGVYGNIDGPDIRQIYPENLRFMCEGVDVWITHIGGYPDKYSPAVKRIIYTKPPGLFISGHSHILKVIFDKKINCLHLNPGAAGKQGWHKIKTLIKFCISDKKIHNLEVIELLNNM; from the coding sequence ATGACCCGGATAGGGCTTATATCAGATACTCACGGCTATCTGGACGATGCCGTTTTTAAACATTTTGCTGATTGCGATGAGATATGGCATGCCGGCGATTTCGGCACGCTCGAACTGGCAGAAAAGCTGGCAGCCTTTAAACCGCTCAAAGGTGTATACGGGAATATTGATGGCCCCGACATCAGGCAAATTTATCCCGAAAATCTTCGTTTTATGTGCGAAGGCGTTGATGTTTGGATAACACACATTGGCGGTTATCCTGATAAATACAGTCCTGCTGTAAAGCGTATTATTTACACTAAGCCCCCTGGTTTATTTATTAGTGGTCATTCTCATATTTTGAAAGTAATATTCGATAAAAAGATCAATTGTTTGCATTTAAACCCCGGAGCAGCTGGAAAACAGGGGTGGCATAAAATTAAAACATTGATAAAATTTTGCATATCTGACAAAAAAATTCATAACTTGGAGGTGATAGAATTATTAAATAATATGTAA
- the rnhA gene encoding ribonuclease HI, with protein MIEIFTDGASSGNPGPGGYGTVLRAGKHYKELAEGFRKTTNNRMELLAVIKGLEALKSPNQQVTIYSDSKYVVDAIEKRWVHGWVAKGFAGKKNKDLWLRYLEVSKLHNIRFVWIKGHAGHPENERCDRLAVAAAQQKNLLIDSVFEMESSK; from the coding sequence ATGATTGAAATTTTTACAGACGGCGCATCAAGTGGCAATCCTGGTCCTGGAGGCTATGGCACTGTTTTACGTGCCGGAAAACATTATAAGGAGCTGGCCGAAGGTTTTCGCAAAACCACCAATAACCGGATGGAGCTTTTAGCCGTTATAAAAGGCCTCGAAGCTCTTAAAAGCCCTAACCAGCAAGTTACCATCTATTCCGACTCAAAATATGTGGTTGATGCCATTGAGAAACGTTGGGTACACGGCTGGGTTGCTAAAGGGTTTGCCGGTAAAAAAAATAAAGACTTATGGCTGCGTTACCTGGAGGTAAGTAAGCTGCATAATATTCGCTTTGTATGGATTAAAGGCCATGCCGGTCACCCCGAAAACGAACGGTGCGACCGGCTTGCCGTGGCAGCTGCTCAGCAAAAAAACTTATTAATTGATTCGGTATTTGAAATGGAAAGCAGTAAGTAA
- a CDS encoding VOC family protein encodes MLKLKHIHHIAVICSDYERSKRFYTEVLNLSVIQEVYRAERQSYKLDLAVGDRYQIELFSFPNPAERPSRPEAAGLRHLAFAVDDIEEAVAHLQSHGVTVEPVRIDELTGKQFTFFADPDSLPLELYEG; translated from the coding sequence ATGTTAAAGCTTAAGCATATACATCATATTGCTGTTATTTGCTCTGATTACGAGCGTTCTAAACGATTTTATACTGAGGTGCTTAATCTTTCTGTTATACAGGAAGTTTACCGTGCCGAAAGACAGTCATATAAGCTTGATTTGGCAGTGGGCGACCGCTACCAGATCGAGCTTTTTTCATTTCCCAACCCGGCTGAACGGCCATCCAGACCGGAGGCAGCCGGTTTAAGGCACCTGGCTTTTGCTGTTGATGATATCGAAGAAGCCGTTGCCCATTTACAAAGCCATGGCGTAACGGTTGAGCCAGTGCGTATAGATGAGCTTACCGGTAAACAGTTTACCTTTTTTGCCGATCCCGACAGTTTGCCGCTTGAGTTGTACGAGGGCTGA